The Loxodonta africana isolate mLoxAfr1 chromosome 12, mLoxAfr1.hap2, whole genome shotgun sequence genome segment tttatcttaACAGATAACTACATTTTTTACTTTTGATCACTTCTTCCTTCATAGAGCTCTCTCATTCCTTGGCTTCCATGTTACCAAATGTCTCTCGTTTTCCTTGTACCTCTCTGCCCCTCTACTGTACTCTGCATAGTTTTCTTTGACCAGGCCTTAAATTTTTTGCTCCCCAGGATTTCATCCACaacctagtgttttttttttttttttttgccattctcTGTGGTAGATTTTATTCCCTCCCAGGGCCTTGTTTCACATCTCCCCTACTTAAGTGTTATTTAAAATTGGGCCTGTAAGGTTCTCTTTCTTATTCCCAGTAATACTATCTCATACTTCTTGGAAATACTGTAAAACTTAATTACTAGTTACTTCTTAAAGCTTTTTCCCTTCTGGTGAGATTGAAAGCCTTTAAGGCATAAAGCACATGTTGTTTTACTTGTTATACAccatatatttaataaaaaaaaaatacatgaattttCATGGATCTTCTTAAATAACTAATGCAGTTTCTTTCTAAATCACTTGAATTATCACAGTTTTTGCACTGCCTCACACAGCCTCTAACCTGAATAGGTGCTGTGTAACACACTATTCTTTTTCAGGTGTGGTACTACTGCTGTCCCCAGTTCTCTGGTAACTGAGAGTAGGATGCTGATGACATTTTGGATTTCAAATGTTTCTTAGTAACGTGCAACCTTCCAAATGTTATTTTGCCTACAGCAGTACAGTGTATAAAAATTTGTAATTTGTATCTACACTCAGTAAAATTTCACTGCTCCCTTTCTTTCCTGCTATCACAGGGTTTCATACTTTTACTGGTCACACTGTTGCCCTGAAAAGCTTAGTGCGTGTCTTCTActtaatgatgtctctgtttatTCTCCAGATTATCTGTGATGATGGGTCTTGGCCTCCTTGGCTGTAAGGAAAGTATGTTATTTGGCTTCTTTCTTCTAACTCTGAAATCGTCTCTGTCTCTGATTCCTGaggagtctttctctttttacttCTTCAGCTAGAATAGTGCCTCCCCCTTCTCCCCcatcttttaatttttgtttctaaACTACCACCTTTCTCTTAACCAAAAAGACCCTTGTGACCCATTCTTGGTAACCCAGTTTTTAAAATAGCCTTTTAATGTAGTTTTGTTGAAAGTATCGTGTAGGTTCCAGATTAAAAATAGAATTCTGTTctgttcattcagtcattcattcattctgatACCTCTCCTCTATTTTCCTAAAATACATAGGAAGATATAGCAAAAAGCACCACCACCTTTTCTAAACCAGCTCAGGACCAGAATCTGAGTGACATTTTCACTGTCTTTGGTTTCTGACTGTTAGAACTAGTTTGcaaaatgtatgttgttgtttctttgctttttcattttgCCTTTGATGTATTTTGAAAAGAATTTTTGAAAGTGGTCAGATCTGTGTCATTTCCGTTATGGTTTCTTTTATGTAAGAATTTTCATGGTTTTATCTTTTAATGCTTTAATCAATTGGAATTATTGACACATTGTctcagtttaaaaatatttttcaactatTAAATGATCCTTTTCTTCCACTTATTTAGAATGTTAACCTCTGACCTATACTAAATTCTTATACTTGGGGTCTGTACGGGAGTTACTTCTGTTCAGTTGAAGAGCTTATATACTCTGACAGTACAGTGTTGTTTATTGTACAGTAGGGCCGATTCCTCCCTCATAACTCTTCTtttgagattcttttttttttggttcttctctCATTGGTTTTACATGAATTTTGAAAACCACTTTTTATTGAGCTACAAACTCTTGATACCAATTTCTTAATTAAACTTAGAAAAAGCATTATTGTATCTTTCCACCTAGGACTATGTTTCTCTACTTAATCGTCTTTTATGTTCTGAAGTAAAATTTAATTATATAGAACTCAAGTATTTTTGTTAGCTTTATTCCAAGTTATAGTTTTTGTGGCTTTTGTGACTGGGATCTTTATTTCACATTTCCTCATTGCTGTGTAGCGAACTTAccatttatgtattgtccttttttATGCGTCTCTTCTAGTATCTATACTGCTCTTTTCTGGGAGTCATGTTTCATCGCGTAGTACTTCCGGCACAGAGTAGAGTAGCAgtgttgtctttttcttgtcGTCGTGGGAATGCTGAGTCCGTTCCTTTACTTGCAACATGGGTAATTTTGTTTTAGATGCCCAGTCATAGTTTCTTACTCCTGCCTTACGCTACTggagacacacacacaataaaggaAATCATGGTAGCAGAAGTACTTTTGCAGTAGTCAGGGAGAGGAGGATGATGATGATGGCAGCTTGACTCTCATTTAGATTTGTAGAAAATTAAATGGATTTGGGACATGGTGATGTTTTGAATTTAGCTATGCACAGGGAGGAATCAAGAATAAATCTAGCTTTCAGGAAACTTACTGAGATGAGGAAAACAACTGAagaagtgggatttttttttccccctttgggaGGAGGCATCTGTCAGGGTGTAATCCAGGAGTTAATGTTCTGTTTGAGATACCTTAGTGGAGATTTCAAGTAAGTAggttttaaatattatttcccGTTTTgttcttcatgagagagacatGGTGGAGTGAAAAACATGCTTTGGAGACAGCATTGAAAAACTGATTAACATTCATTCATTAATGATCAATTGCCACATTaccctgctgccgttgagtcgattcctactcgtagcaaccctataggacagaggaggactgccctataggatttccaaggctgtaaatctttaaggaagcagactgccacatctttctcccatggagcggctcgtgggtttgaaccggTGACCTTTGGGTTACCACCCAagcacttttaaccactgagccaccagtgctcTGATTTCCATGTTAGCAataccctaattttttttttaatagtgagtTACGTTATTTCCTAAGACTGAAACCCCTGGAGGTTGATTCCTTAGGTCTGGGATGTGACTTGGGCATGTGCATGATTTAAAAGCCCTACACGTTATTCTTATTGTAGTATATAAGCACAATATAAGCAGCCCCCTAAAGACAAAGCTAAATTCGACCCACAATGTAAAGCAACCCCCTAAAGACAAACTAATCTGACACCCACAATATAAAATCCCCCTAAAGACAATCTAAATGCAAACATCTTTTGCAGGTTAAAATCGGAGGAATTTCTAACTACCGGATTTACAAACTGAATGAGAACAACGGATATAGGGAACTCTCAGAACACtataactgccgacctttagtaAAATAACTCGGTGTAATAATGTAGTAGTAAGTGTGAGATTTTAGGATTATATCACTAGTTAATAATGGTCTTCAGTATCAGCAGTTGAATTTTTGATCGTAATAATCCTGTAATCGTCAGTATACCAATTAACCGTTATTTTCTGTTGTCTCAGTAAACATGGCCATAAAGATAAATTTTTATGAGGAGTAGAAAGTACTGAAAATATTCTTATTCGTATGCAATATCTCAGGTTGAATATGGACACTAATGAAATTGAAATATGGTGGAAAAGGCTTTGGAATTCTTATAATCTTGTTACGATACCTAAAACAGTTGTGTGAAAAAGCTGTTCTAGGAAAGGAAAGCGGTAAAAAGATAATGAATAGGTTTATCCCTAACAATAGGTTTATTCATCAGGTTTGGCCTGTTTGTTTGTCCTTACCCATTCTGTGCGTCCCAAGCCTTTCTTTCCCACGTCAAGCCTCTGAGCCTGGGTTGCTCCATTATCCTTATCCTTTATAACCACCCAGTCCCTTCCTGACTCCAGGATTCTTTTACTTGTTGTTAAGTTAGCAGTTTGttcattcagcagatatttattgaggTGCTATTATGTTCCAGGCATTGCTGTGGGCTCTTAGCATAATATCAATGCAGCAAATTCCCCACTTGTGTGGAATTACTTGATATGGAAAATTGGTGGCTAGGAGATAATCAGTGCCCTTGTAATCATACTGCCAAGTATCGTACTACAGTTGAGGAACCACAGACATTTATAATAGCTGCATCATTTTTCTTAGATTTTTAGCGTCACCTTGAAAATGGCTTAACGGTTTATAAAGTGTTGTGCTTCTCCTTTATTCTAGATTTAAACCACGATACTTCAGGATCCCATTATGAAAATTCCCAGCGTGGACCTGTGTCTTCTACGAGTGACTCTAGCACAAACTGTAAGAATGCTGTTGTAAACGACTCCTCTGAAAAAGAAGCATGGCCCTCAATCCCTGGCAGTGATccagagttggcttcagaatgtATGGATGCTGATTCTGCCTCCAGTCCTGAATCAGAGATAAACATCACTATCATGGCTTCAGGAAGCACAGGTGGCGAAAAAGATGGTCTTCGGAATAGCACTGGACTAGGTTCCCAAAACAAGTTTGTGGTTGGTAGCAACAGCAATAATGTGGGCCATGGAAGTAGTACTGGGCCATGGggtttttcccatggagccataATAAGCACATGTCAGGTCTCTGTGGATGCTCCTGAAAGCAAATCAGAAAGTAGCAACAATAGAGTGAGTGCTTGGGGCACTGTAAGTTCTTCATCAAATGGAGGGTTAAATCCAAGCACTTTGAATTCAGCTAGCAACCACGGTGCCTGGCCGGTATTAGAGAATAATGGACTTGCCCTAAAAGGGCCTGTAGGGAGTGGTAGTGCTGGCATCAATATTCAGTGCAGTACCATAGGCCAGATGTCTAACAATCAGAGTATTAACTCTAAAGTGGGTGGTTCTTCTACCCATGGTACCTGGGGAAGCCTTCAGGAAACTTGTGAATCTGAAGTAAGTGGTACACAGAAGGTTTCATTCAGTGGTCAACCTCAAAATATTACCACTGAAATGACTGGACCAAATAACACTACTAACTTTATGACCTCTAGTTTACCAAACTCCGGTTCAGTACAGAATAACGAACTGCCTAGTAATCCAGGGGCCTGGCGTGTGAGCACAATGAATCATCCTCAGATACAGGCTCCATCAGTTATGAATGGCACTTCCATTTCTCACCTTAGCAATGGAGAGTCAAAAAATGGAGGCTCTTATGGTACTACATGGGGTGCCTATGGTTCTAATTATTCTGCAGACAAAGGTTCCGGCCCTAATGGCCAAGCTAATGGTGACACTGTGAATGCAACTCTAATGCAGCCTGGCATAAATGGGCCTGTGGGCACTAACTTTCAAGTTAACACAAATAAAGGAGGAGGTGTGTGGGAGTCTGGGTCCGCAAGTTCCCAGAGTGCATCATGGGGAAGTGGAAATGGTGCAAATCCTGGAGCAAGTCGAAGAGGATGGGGAACCCCTGCACAAAACACTGGCACTAATATACCCAGCGTGGAGTGGAGCAAACTGCCTAGCAATCAGCATTCCAATGACAGTGCAAATGGCAATGGTAAGAAGTTTACAAATGGATGGAAATCTACTGAGGAAGAGGATCAGGGTTCTGGCACGTCTCAGACAAATGAGCAAAACAGCGTGTGGGCCAAAACAGGAGGTACAGTGGAGAGTGAAGGTAGTACAGAAAGCACTGGACGCCTTGAGGAAAAAGTAACTGGGGAGAGTCAGAGTAGagatagaagaaaaattgatCAGCACACATTACTCCAAAGCATTGTAAACAGAACTGATTTAGATCCACGTGTCCTGTCCAACTCTGGTTGGGGACAGACTCCTATTAAGCAGAATACTGCCTGGGATACTGAGACATCACCTAGGGGGGAAAGAAAGACTGATAATGGGACAGAGGCCTGGGGAAGCTCTGCAACACAGACTTTTAACTCAGGGGCATGTGTAGATAAGACTAGCCCTAATAGTAATGATACCTCATCTGTATCGGGGTGGGGAGATCCCAAACCTACTCTGAGGTGGGGAGATTCCAAAGGCTCAAACTGccaggggggatgggaagatgaTTCTGCTGCTACAGGAATGGTCAAGAGCAATCAATGGGGGAATTGCAAAGAAGAGAAGTCCGCATGGAATGATtcgcaaaagaacaaacagggaTGGGGTGAGGGACAAAAATCAAACCAAGGGTGGTCTGTTTCTGCCGGTGATAACTGGGGAGAAACTTCAAGGAACAACCATTGGGGTGAGGCTAATAAGAAATCCAGCTCAGGAGGTAGTGACAGTGACAGGTCCGTTTCTGGTTGGAACGAACTTGGTAAAACTAGTTCTTTTACTTGGGGAAATAACATAAATCCAAATAACTCATCAGGATGGGATGAATCTTCTAAATCTAATCCTTCCCAGGGATGGGGAGACCCTCCAAAGTCTAATCAGTCTCTAGGTTGGGGAGATTCGTCTAAGCCAGTCAGTTCTCCAGACTGGAACAAGCAACAAGACATTGTTGGATCTTGGGGAATCCCACCAGCTACAGGCAAACCTCCTGGCACAGGCTGGCTGGGGGGACCTATACCAGCCCCAACAAAAGAAGAAGAGCCCACAGGCTGGGAGGAGCCATCCCCAGAATCCATACGTCGCAAAATGGAGATTGATGATGGAACTTCAGCTTGGGGAGATCCAAGCAAATACAACTACAAAAATGTGAACATGTGGAACAAAAACATCCCAAATGGCAGCAGCCGTTCAGACCAGCAAGCACAGGTACATCAGCTGCTACCACCTGCAAGTGCCATCTCAAACAAAGAGGCAAGCGGTGGGTCCGGTAAGTTTTTATTTTGTGGAGTCTTAACGGTATTTAAAATACTTCACAGTATTCTGAAAGTAAGCCTGGTTTCAATTTACGTTCTTATAAGATCTGTTCAATGAACTATTTGAATGTATACACAAAGGCCTTTTTTACTCTAACCCTTAAGAACATTAAGGAAAGCTTTAAGGAATGTTTACCACCAGGGAACAGTGCTCCTCTTTTGGTCATATTGGCAGTGAATCCTACATTGTCAATACTCTGTTAAGAATGCTGCAGATGGCAGGATTAGAAAAGCGGTGTCCCGTGGGAATGCCatacgtgcttcttagttcttcTGAGTCAGGCCATTACTGTTAGGTTTTATtacttgaccaaaatatctccagaaataaaacaaatatctAAGTACCCAAAATCAAAAGCCTActgtcatctagttgattccaacttacagcaaccctataggacagagtggaactgccctatggggtttccaaagctgtaaatctttatggaagtagactgccacatctttctcttacagagtggccggtgggttcagaccgccaaccttctggttagcagctgagcacttaaccactgcatcaccagggctcctatctaattacaaaaaaaaaaaacaacaaaaccaaaccctttgctgtcaagttgattccaactcatagagaccctataggacagtagaactgccccataaggtttccaaggagtggctggtgaattcgaactgccagccttttggttagcagccaagctcctaagcgctgtgccaccagggctcctgcctaagtaccaaaccaaccaaatccgtttccatctagttgattctgactcatggcgacagtACTTCTTAAatactcaacggcaacgggtttggtttctggtttttataTTTGGCCATAAGGAGCCGTGGTcatgtaatggttaagcactaggctgctaattgaaacTGAAATGTCATCGGTTCAACCCACCAGcgactctgtaggagaaaagacttggcaatctgctcctgtaaagtttaTACTCTATGAAACCCTGTagacagaatcgacttgacagcatacgACCAACGTAGTTGGCCTTAGAAGGGATTTATTTAAGAAGTAGGCATGAAATCCAGCCCTACTAGATACAGCACGTAGGTGTGTGTACTTCATACATTTGGCAATATTTTTCTAGTATATCCCAATTTTCCtctcacaacagggaactgagtcCTATCTCTACATGTTATCTTGGCAATGACATTTTCGTCAGGAATGTCATTGGAATGCATTATCTTTTTTAATCAagattttattaataataattgcATTGGACGTGGAGATAGGAATGTTTTTGTGAACTAACCTTTTAgcacctcattttttttaaaaaacctgagTATAGTTTATTGTGTTAAGTTAGGTTTAATTCATAGGAAAAACAAGTATGTATCTAAGAGGAAGATTGTGTTTTGGTTCTTACAAGCAAAATATGtttatggttttgattttcttttctttggacAACCTAATACTTCAGATTTTTTTAGAAACATTGTTCAGCATGTGTAAAATGTAAAAGTAGGATGTTTACCCATTGTTAGTCTTGTAGTTAATTGTTTTTTCCAGTAAGGGATGTTGAAAGGTTGCACTTTTGATAaaaaattttacacacacacaattacCCAGCTTGATCACCTCCTTTAATTTGGCTCAGAATGACTTGACTATTTCCAGGAATTGAATTCATTCTCAAAAGAGGAGGATTTGCCATAATTTAAAGTTATTCACAAGAATGTGCTCTAGGCCCAGAGGGCAATTATGAAGGAAgaggtggggggaaaaaaatacaaCATATAGTTAGGTTATAATAATGGGAACTCAAATATGTCTTCTTTACATTAAACAGATGCCATCTTTTTTGCCTGTCACATCATTATTCAATGCATAAACATGAAGTTCTACATCCTTTGTTCCCTAAGTATTCTTTATTGTCCCATATTCCACTGTACCGCCCTACCATATGCTGATGACTTCTTTTCCCACACTTTCTAAAGGCTGGGGTGAGCCCTGGGGGGAGCCGTCTACTCCAGCCACAACTGTGGATAATGGTACTTCAGCATGGGGTAAACCCATAGACAGTGGTCCCAGCTGGGGGGAACCCATTGCCGCGGCATCCAGTACATCCACGTGGGGCTCCAGCTCTGTTGGTCCACCAGTGTTAAACAAATCTGGTAAGTTATTGATAATCCCTGGTAGCTATTTTGTAGCAGTGGGGATCACTCACTGATTATAATTaaataacagaatattgtttatGTCACTGATAATGAATCCATGTAATACAACATACTAGATGCCATTGGTATTTGGCATTTTGGATTTGTAACAGTTTGCTCTTTTATCTAGCTGAGTTTTTCTGTCTTTACCCATTTTTCTGAGAACTGTAAATGTAATGATTTGAATATACTTCATCAAATCTAAATGATATTTTAACAGTTTAGGTTATCCAGAAAAAGTCTAGTAACTTCCATGCCATCTAGCCTGAGAGGCTAAATAGCATAGCCATGGGGATACATATTCAGACTGTCAAGTTCCAGATCATTCCCAGAAAATTAGACATAGCTCAGAAAGGACCCTACTATTCAGATCAGCATTGTTGCTGTCTTGTAGGTTGTGTACGGGATACCTCCTAGGAATCCCGCAGGCCAGGTGTGGAAATAAGATGCTTTCTGCTTGTGACTTCCCATACTCTTTGGCTATCTCCttgaaaatatatatcaaaattcttttaaatttcatCAATCCTTTCTGTCCTGTACGTCATCATGCAGAGTGTTAGTTGGTAAAAATAAGAATGGTACCATTGTCCATGTTTAGGACTCCTCTGGGAGAGGTTTTATTGGATTTtttaataagactaaactcttgTTTCATGGAACTTTAAACTTAGTATAAAACATATTTCTACTATGCAGGtttgggaaaagaaataaaagtaaggtTTTTTTGGGCCCCACTCCCAccgctttttaattttttcctccaaTAAAGAATCATTTTATTAAAGCATGTTTCTCTTTTTGTATCATAAATTCCCAAACAGGGCCAAAATCTATGCAAGATGGCTGGTGTGGTGATGATATACCATTGTCTGGAAATCGCCCCACTGgctgggaagaggaagaggatgtagagattggaatgtggaatagtAATTCATCTCAAGAGCTAAACTCTTCTTTAAATTGGCcaccatatacaaagaaaatgtcaTCGAAGGTAACCATTTCAAGGGCAAGGCCCTTGAAGCTTTAAATTCCAAAGGTAGTTTACCCATAGAAAATTAATGTTCTGCCTGCCCATTTATGGCAATCAGTACAGTCCAGGCAGTCCCTAACTTAGTATAGCCTCTTATATGGGCAGCCACCTAGCAAAACATAAGATCACAGGAACTTCCTTTCTCCCCACTGCTACAGCTTGGGatttctctcctccttcccctccacCAGTGCTGCCTGGGACAACCCCTCACCCCAGGATGGTGCCTGCAGTGGTGAGGATGAAGAGAAGGGAAAATCTCCATGTTGACTCTTTCCATCCCATTGCGAATTC includes the following:
- the TNRC6A gene encoding trinucleotide repeat-containing gene 6A protein isoform X7; translation: MKLFLVPEQIKPSVSQPQPANSNNGTSTTTSTNNNAKRATANNQQQPQQQQQQQQPQQQQQPQQQQQALPRYPREVPPRFRHQEHKQLLKRGQHFPVIAANLGSAVKVLNSQSESSALTNQQPQNNGEVQNSTNQSDLNHDTSGSHYENSQRGPVSSTSDSSTNCKNAVVNDSSEKEAWPSIPGSDPELASECMDADSASSPESEINITIMASGSTGGEKDGLRNSTGLGSQNKFVVGSNSNNVGHGSSTGPWGFSHGAIISTCQVSVDAPESKSESSNNRVSAWGTVSSSSNGGLNPSTLNSASNHGAWPVLENNGLALKGPVGSGSAGINIQCSTIGQMSNNQSINSKVGGSSTHGTWGSLQETCESEVSGTQKVSFSGQPQNITTEMTGPNNTTNFMTSSLPNSGSVQNNELPSNPGAWRVSTMNHPQIQAPSVMNGTSISHLSNGESKNGGSYGTTWGAYGSNYSADKGSGPNGQANGDTVNATLMQPGINGPVGTNFQVNTNKGGGVWESGSASSQSASWGSGNGANPGASRRGWGTPAQNTGTNIPSVEWSKLPSNQHSNDSANGNGKKFTNGWKSTEEEDQGSGTSQTNEQNSVWAKTGGTVESEGSTESTGRLEEKVTGESQSRDRRKIDQHTLLQSIVNRTDLDPRVLSNSGWGQTPIKQNTAWDTETSPRGERKTDNGTEAWGSSATQTFNSGACVDKTSPNSNDTSSVSGWGDPKPTLRWGDSKGSNCQGGWEDDSAATGMVKSNQWGNCKEEKSAWNDSQKNKQGWGEGQKSNQGWSVSAGDNWGETSRNNHWGEANKKSSSGGSDSDRSVSGWNELGKTSSFTWGNNINPNNSSGWDESSKSNPSQGWGDPPKSNQSLGWGDSSKPVSSPDWNKQQDIVGSWGIPPATGKPPGTGWLGGPIPAPTKEEEPTGWEEPSPESIRRKMEIDDGTSAWGDPSKYNYKNVNMWNKNIPNGSSRSDQQAQVHQLLPPASAISNKEASGGSGWGEPWGEPSTPATTVDNGTSAWGKPIDSGPSWGEPIAAASSTSTWGSSSVGPPVLNKSGPKSMQDGWCGDDIPLSGNRPTGWEEEEDVEIGMWNSNSSQELNSSLNWPPYTKKMSSKGLSGKKRRRERGMMKGGNKQEETWINPFVKQFSNISFSRDSSEENVQSNKMDLSGGMLQDKRMEIDKHSLNIGDYNRAVGKGPGSRPQISKESSMDRSPYFDKNGNPSMFGVGNTAAQPRGMQQPPAQPLSSSQPNLRAQVPPPLLSPQVPVSLLKYAPNNGGLNPLFGPQQVAMLNQLSQLNQLSQISQLQRLLAQQQQRAQSQRSVPSGNRQQQDQQGRPLSVQQHIIQQSRQLDPNVLVKQPTPPSQQQSLHQPAMKSFLENVMPHTTPELQKGPSPINAFSNFPIGLNSNLNVNMDMNSIKEPQSRLRKWTTVDSISVNTSLDQNSSKHGAISSGFRLEESPFVPYDFMNSSTSPASPPGSIGDGWPRAKSPNGSSSVNWPPEFRPGEPWKGYPNIDPETDPYVTPGSVINNLSINTVREVDHLRDRNSGSSSSLNTTLPSTSAWSSIRASNYNVPLSSTAQSTSARNSDSKLTWSPGSVTNTSLAHELWKVPLPPKNITAPSRPPPGLTGQKPPLSTWDNSPIRVGGGWGNSDARYTPGSSWGESSSGRITNWLVLKNLTPQIDGSTLRTLCMQHGPLITFHLNLPHGNALVRYSSKEEVVKAQKSLHMCVLGNTTILAEFASEEEISRFFAQSQSLTPSPGWQSLGSSQSRLGSLDCSHSFSSRTDLNHWNGAGLSGTNCGDLHGTSLWGTPHYSTSLWGPPSSSDPRGISSPSPINAFLSVDHLGGGGESM
- the TNRC6A gene encoding trinucleotide repeat-containing gene 6A protein isoform X5, coding for MEEKKKKKDDKKKKEAAQKKATEQKIKVPEQIKPSVSQPQPANSNNGTSTTTSTNNNAKRATANNQQQPQQQQQQQQPQQQQQPQQQQQALPRYPREVPPRFRHQEHKQLLKRGQHFPVIAANLGSAVKVLNSQSESSALTNQQPQNNGEVQNSTNQSDLNHDTSGSHYENSQRGPVSSTSDSSTNCKNAVVNDSSEKEAWPSIPGSDPELASECMDADSASSPESEINITIMASGSTGGEKDGLRNSTGLGSQNKFVVGSNSNNVGHGSSTGPWGFSHGAIISTCQVSVDAPESKSESSNNRVSAWGTVSSSSNGGLNPSTLNSASNHGAWPVLENNGLALKGPVGSGSAGINIQCSTIGQMSNNQSINSKVGGSSTHGTWGSLQETCESEVSGTQKVSFSGQPQNITTEMTGPNNTTNFMTSSLPNSGSVQNNELPSNPGAWRVSTMNHPQIQAPSVMNGTSISHLSNGESKNGGSYGTTWGAYGSNYSADKGSGPNGQANGDTVNATLMQPGINGPVGTNFQVNTNKGGGVWESGSASSQSASWGSGNGANPGASRRGWGTPAQNTGTNIPSVEWSKLPSNQHSNDSANGNGKKFTNGWKSTEEEDQGSGTSQTNEQNSVWAKTGGTVESEGSTESTGRLEEKVTGESQSRDRRKIDQHTLLQSIVNRTDLDPRVLSNSGWGQTPIKQNTAWDTETSPRGERKTDNGTEAWGSSATQTFNSGACVDKTSPNSNDTSSVSGWGDPKPTLRWGDSKGSNCQGGWEDDSAATGMVKSNQWGNCKEEKSAWNDSQKNKQGWGEGQKSNQGWSVSAGDNWGETSRNNHWGEANKKSSSGGSDSDRSVSGWNELGKTSSFTWGNNINPNNSSGWDESSKSNPSQGWGDPPKSNQSLGWGDSSKPVSSPDWNKQQDIVGSWGIPPATGKPPGTGWLGGPIPAPTKEEEPTGWEEPSPESIRRKMEIDDGTSAWGDPSKYNYKNVNMWNKNIPNGSSRSDQQAQVHQLLPPASAISNKEASGGSGWGEPWGEPSTPATTVDNGTSAWGKPIDSGPSWGEPIAAASSTSTWGSSSVGPPVLNKSGPKSMQDGWCGDDIPLSGNRPTGWEEEEDVEIGMWNSNSSQELNSSLNWPPYTKKMSSKGLSGKKRRRERGMMKGGNKQEETWINPFVKQFSNISFSRDSSEENVQSNKMDLSGGMLQDKRMEIDKHSLNIGDYNRAVGKGPGSRPQISKESSMDRSPYFDKNGNPSMFGVGNTAAQPRGMQQPPAQPLSSSQPNLRAQVPPPLLSPQVPVSLLKYAPNNGGLNPLFGPQQVAMLNQLSQLNQLSQISQLQRLLAQQQQRAQSQRSVPSGNRQQQDQQGRPLSVQQHIIQQSRQLDPNVLVKQPTPPSQQQSLHQPAMKSFLENVMPHTTPELQKGPSPINAFSNFPIGLNSNLNVNMDMNSIKEPQSRLRKWTTVDSISVNTSLDQNSSKHGAISSGFRLEESPFVPYDFMNSSTSPASPPGSIGDGWPRAKSPNGSSSVNWPPEFRPGEPWKGYPNIDPETDPYVTPGSVINNLSINTVREVDHLRDRNSGSSSSLNTTLPSTSAWSSIRASNYNVPLSSTAQSTSARNSDSKLTWSPGSVTNTSLAHELWKVPLPPKNITAPSRPPPGLTGQKPPLSTWDNSPIRVGGGWGNSDARYTPGSSWGESSSGRITNWLVLKNLTPQIDGSTLRTLCMQHGPLITFHLNLPHGNALVRYSSKEEVVKAQKSLHMCVLGNTTILAEFASEEEISRFFAQSQSLTPSPGWQSLGSSQSRLGSLDCSHSFSSRTDLNHWNGAGLSGTNCGDLHGTSLWGTPHYSTSLWGPPSSSDPRGISSPSPINAFLSVDHLGGGGESM